The following are encoded in a window of Candidatus Fluviicola riflensis genomic DNA:
- a CDS encoding 6-carboxytetrahydropterin synthase QueD — translation MKQGDTIRVTKQFSFDMAHALEGYDGPCKNIHGHTYRLAVTVSGKLINDPSHPKNGMVIDFTDFKSIVQKQVVKVFDHSLVLQRCSVFAQLLHQQIKENNILLTDYQPSCENLVIDCKNRIISHLPEEITLESVRLDETPTSYAEWFRTDNL, via the coding sequence ATGAAACAAGGGGATACTATTCGCGTTACCAAGCAATTCTCCTTTGATATGGCGCATGCGCTGGAAGGTTATGACGGACCGTGTAAAAATATTCACGGCCACACTTATCGCCTGGCTGTTACCGTTTCGGGAAAATTAATCAACGATCCTTCACATCCGAAAAACGGAATGGTGATTGATTTCACCGACTTCAAATCCATTGTGCAAAAACAAGTCGTGAAGGTTTTTGATCATTCGCTGGTATTGCAACGATGTTCAGTTTTTGCTCAATTGCTGCATCAACAAATAAAGGAAAACAATATTCTGCTTACTGATTATCAGCCGAGTTGTGAAAATCTGGTCATCGATTGTAAAAACAGGATTATTTCACATTTGCCGGAAGAAATCACATTGGAATCCGTTCGATTGGATGAAACGCCTACTTCTTATGCGGAATGGTTCCGAACAGACAATCTGTGA